One part of the Rhodanobacteraceae bacterium genome encodes these proteins:
- a CDS encoding IS66 family transposase, with translation MGCWAHARRKFFEIAALADKSGQRVLAHEAVERIGELFAIERAASEAGESPPERGKRRQRDARPILDAFRSWCEDSLRELLPKSQTALAIGYTLKHWVALTRYLDDGAIAIDNNAAERALREIAVGRKNWLFAGSERGGEACAIATSLIETAKAHGHDPLAYLTDVLERLPTTLNREIDALLPMSWAPRSG, from the coding sequence GTGGGATGTTGGGCTCACGCCCGGCGCAAGTTCTTTGAGATCGCCGCATTGGCCGACAAGAGCGGCCAGCGCGTGCTGGCGCACGAGGCGGTCGAGCGCATCGGCGAGTTGTTCGCCATCGAGCGGGCCGCGAGCGAGGCGGGAGAAAGTCCTCCGGAGCGCGGCAAACGGCGACAACGCGACGCACGACCGATCCTCGACGCGTTCCGGTCCTGGTGCGAGGACAGCTTGCGTGAGCTATTGCCGAAATCGCAGACGGCATTGGCCATCGGCTACACGCTCAAGCACTGGGTTGCGCTGACGCGTTATCTCGACGACGGGGCGATCGCCATCGACAACAACGCCGCCGAGCGCGCGCTCAGAGAAATCGCGGTTGGGCGCAAGAACTGGCTGTTCGCAGGAAGCGAACGCGGCGGCGAGGCGTGTGCGATAGCCACCAGCCTGATCGAGACCGCAAAGGCGCATGGCCACGACCCACTGGCCTATCTGACTGATGTCCTGGAGCGCCTGCCGACGACGCTCAACCGGGAGATCGATGCGCTGCTGCCGATGAGCTGGGCACCGAGATCGGGGTAA
- a CDS encoding transposase — translation MVLASTDVVPRADYEAALARAESAEARLAALEQQLAALKRQRFGASSENADQLTMFGNADIELIEQEIQSEQPVAPKKTVVERQRLVLPKGLPEERVEVDLPASEKVASDGTPLKKIGEEVTVKLCFKPAAFFKKLIVRPKYADPRQPEAGVRCARLPAQLIDGSHLDASLGAHLLVSKYADHLPLFRIEEIYQRGGVAIPRSTLSDWVIALSGWLKPLVLRLQAALMQQSVIHVDETVLPLQSVGRTISARAWAYVGRDPAIVVYDFTADKAGQHVRDFMRSWKGGWLQADAASNYDELYRQRPGSGGGMLGSRPAQVL, via the coding sequence ATGGTCCTGGCAAGCACCGACGTCGTCCCACGCGCCGATTACGAGGCGGCGCTGGCTCGCGCCGAGAGCGCCGAAGCGCGCCTCGCCGCCCTCGAACAGCAACTCGCCGCGCTCAAGCGGCAGCGTTTCGGGGCGTCCTCGGAGAACGCCGATCAGCTGACGATGTTTGGTAATGCCGACATCGAGCTGATCGAGCAGGAGATCCAGTCCGAGCAACCGGTGGCGCCGAAGAAGACTGTCGTGGAACGCCAGCGTCTGGTGCTGCCCAAGGGCTTGCCGGAAGAGCGGGTCGAAGTCGATCTGCCCGCGTCCGAGAAGGTGGCCTCTGACGGCACGCCGCTCAAGAAGATCGGCGAGGAAGTGACGGTCAAGCTGTGCTTCAAGCCGGCGGCCTTCTTCAAGAAGCTGATCGTGCGCCCCAAGTACGCCGATCCGCGGCAGCCGGAAGCGGGCGTGCGCTGCGCCAGGCTGCCGGCGCAACTGATCGACGGCTCGCACCTGGACGCGAGCCTCGGCGCGCACCTCCTGGTGTCCAAGTACGCCGATCACCTGCCACTGTTCCGCATCGAGGAGATCTATCAACGGGGCGGCGTGGCGATCCCGCGCAGCACCCTGTCGGACTGGGTGATCGCGTTGTCGGGGTGGCTCAAGCCCCTGGTGCTGCGCCTGCAGGCGGCGCTGATGCAGCAGTCGGTGATCCACGTCGACGAGACCGTGCTGCCGCTACAGTCGGTGGGCCGCACGATCAGCGCACGGGCCTGGGCCTATGTGGGCCGCGATCCGGCCATCGTGGTGTACGACTTCACGGCCGACAAGGCCGGCCAGCATGTGCGCGACTTCATGCGCTCGTGGAAGGGTGGTTGGCTGCAGGCGGACGCGGCGAGCAACTACGACGAGCTGTACCGCCAGCGACCCGGATCCGGAGGTGGGATGTTGGGCTCACGCCCGGCGCAAGTTCTTTGA
- the tnpB gene encoding IS66 family insertion sequence element accessory protein TnpB, producing the protein MDFRLGIDGLALRVQASLGPQRALSSARVFQPRRDKVKILWYDRHGWWLMCKRLERGQFSSVTAGRCRRATCGWCWKGSICRCAGYAR; encoded by the coding sequence GTGGATTTTCGCCTCGGGATCGACGGCCTGGCGCTGCGGGTGCAGGCGAGCCTGGGACCGCAGCGGGCGTTGTCGAGTGCACGTGTTTTTCAACCGCGGCGCGACAAGGTCAAGATCCTCTGGTACGACCGCCATGGCTGGTGGCTGATGTGCAAGCGTCTGGAGCGTGGACAATTCTCGTCGGTGACGGCGGGGCGCTGTCGGAGAGCGACCTGCGGCTGGTGCTGGAAGGGATCGATCTGTCGGTGCGCAGGCTACGCCCGGTAA